The genomic interval GGTTGATTGTTGGTCGAAGAAGTTTTGGAAAAGGCCTTGTTCAGGAACCTATATTATTGAAAGACAGTTCGGAAATCAGACTGACAGTTGCCAGATATTATACTCCCTCAGGAAGATTTATTCAGAAGCCTTATCAAAACGGAGTTCAGGATTATTACATGGAAATGTATCATCGTTTCAGCAATGGCGAAGTTTTCTCGAAAGACAGCAATAATTTTCCTGATTCGTTGAAATATAAAACAGCCAAAGGACGTATTGTTTATGGCGGGGGAGGTATTATGCCTGATATTTTTGTCGCTGTCGATACTTCAGCAAATTCAGCTTTGCTTTCAGAACTGAACAGAAAAGGTGTTTTCCCTACATTTTCCTTGTTTTATCTTGATCAGAACCGGCAGTTTCTGCTAAAAAACTATCCGGATTTTGAAACTTTCAATAAAAACTTTCAGGTTGAGTCAATCAGGGCAACATTTATTCAATATGCAGAAAAACAAAAGATTAGTGTTAATCCCAATCAATTTGAAAGATCGAAAAAGATCATCTATGCCCAGCTGAAAGCTTTTATTGCCCGCCATCTGTATGGAAATGACGCTTTTTATCAGATTATCAATCAGATAAATCCTGAATTTCAGTCTGCTTATCGTACCATAACCAGTAATTATTTAATCAAATAAGCATTTTTAATTTTAAGTAAAAGTTTCTTGTGATCAGTTATTGAAAAGCCCATGCAGCAAACTAAAAATTGCAATCATGCAATTTATTGTTCTGATAAAGGTTAATTTATAGTCATCCGTTAATTTTGTAAAAAAAAATTTTAATGAATTTAAGAATAACAGGTTGTGTTTTACTGCTGTTTGCTGTAATTATTCAGGCAAATGCACAGGAATTAAATGCCAATGTAACAGTGGTTTCATCTCAGATTCAGTCAACTGATAAGCATATTTTTGACAATATGCGTGAAGGTATCAATGAGTTTTTAAGAAATACAACATGGACAACTTATAAATTTCAGCCTGTCGAAAAAATAGAATGTAATTTTTACATTACCATTGATGAAGTACTTGGAGTGGATAAATTCAAAGGGAAGCTGCAGATTCAAAGTGTCAGGCCTATTTACAATTCTTCCTATAACTCTCCGCTGATAAATATTCAGGATCAGGATTTTACGTTTGAATACATTGAATTTCAGAAGATTGAATTTTTAGAAGGTAGTTTTTCATCAAATCTTGCCTCTGTTTTAGCCTATTATGTTTACATCATACTGGGACTGGATTTTGATTCATATTCAAGATATGGCGGAAACGATTACTTTAAAAAAGCCCAGCAGATAGTTAACAGCGCCCAGGGGAAAGCTTATAGCGGATGGGAAGCCTTTACAACCAAAAAATCAAATCGCTATTGGCTTGTCAATCAATTGCTTGACAATACCTATTCACCTATAAGGGATGCATATTATGATTATCATCGTTTAGGACTCGATAAAATGACCACCGAACCTGAAGCGGCAAGAAACAAAATTTTTGAGTGTCTCGATAAGCTGAAGAAAATACACAGGGAAGAGCCGAATTCATTTGTATTGCAGATATTTCTTCAAACAAAAAGGGATGAAATCATTAACATTTTTTCAGAAGCTACACAAACGGAAAAAGAAAATCTGATAACCCTGATGAAAGAAATAGATGCTGCAAAAGCCAGTGATTATTCAGAAAAACTTAAATAAGCTGAAATGCTCCTCCGTCTGGTCATAAAAAACTATGCACTTATTAATGAACTGGACATTGAGTTTGATGAAGGTTTTAATGTTATCACTGGTGAAACCGGGACAGGAAAGTCTATTTTACTTGGTGCGCTTGGCCTGATACTCGGTAACCGGGTCGATTATTCCATTTTATTTAAACGTGATCAGAAATGCATCATTGAAGGCACTTTCAGGCTTACATCGGAAAATAAACAGTTTTTTGACAGAAATGATATCGACTTTGAAAATGAAACAATTATCAGGCGTGAAATAAGTCCGACAGGAAAATCCCGGGCATTTATTAATGATACCCCTGTCAATCTCGACATTCTTCAGGAATTTGCTGAAAGTCAGATTGATATACATACCCAGCACCAGACCCTGCAAATCAATAATCCTTTGTTTCAGCTTGCTGTTCTGGACTCGGTGGCAGGCAATATTGAGCTTAGGAAACATTATACCGGCCTGTTTAATCAATACAAATCAAAACAGAAGGATTTGGAAAGATTAAGGGCAGAAGAAATACAGGCATCTAAAGAATATGACTATCTGATTTATCAGCTGAATGAAATAAAGGCACTTAAGCCTGACCCTGAGAACGATCTTTTATTGCAGGAAGAGTTGAATATGCTTGAAAATGCTGATAAAATCAGGAATAATATAGCGTTTTGCCTGAATAAAATTGAAGATAGTGAGCTAGGGATAATGGCAGGCATCCTTGAAGTCAGGAAGAATCTGAGCGAAATTTCAGTCTTTAACACTTCTTTCGAATCACTGTTAAAGAGGCTTGAAAGCAATTACCTCGAAATGAAAGACATTCATCAGGAACTTATCAACTTACATCAGAAGACTGACTCAGATCCTGAACGGCTTCAGCTGATTACCCAACGTATCGACAGCCTCAATCATTTATTAAATAAACATCATCTGACTGATATAATTCAGTTGATCGGGCTGGAAAAAGAACTGGAAGAAAAAGTAAATGGGTTTGAATCGCTGGCAGAAAAGATTGAACGCTTGTCGGCTGAAATTAAAAATATTGAGAAGGATTTGCAGTCTGCGGCTTTGGAATTAAGTAAATCGCGTGAAAAAGTTATCCCGGCATTAAAAGAAAAATTACTTGATTTGCTTGGAAAGGTCGGAATGCAAAAAGCCAGTATCAACATTTCACTTCAACGAAAAGAAATTGCAGATTTCAATGAAAGTGGTCCCGATCAGATTCAGCTATTGTTCAGCTCCAATCCGGGTGTTCCCATGCAGTTGATTTCAAAAGCGGCTTCCGGTGGTGAGTTGTCCCGTATTATGTTGTGTATCAAATCAATTATGGCAGGTTCATCCCTGTTGTCAACCCTGATTTTTGATGAAATAGATCAGGGGGTATCGGGAGAAACTGCATTTCAGGTTGCCGGGTTAATCAAAGAAATAGCAAAGAAAAGACAGGTAATATGTATCACCCATTTACCTCAGATTGCTTCTGCCGGGCAAAAACATTTTCTTGTTGAAAAAAATCAGGAAAGTAAATTCACTTTAACTACGGTAAAATTGCTTGATTATCAGGGAAGAGTAAATGAAATTGCGAAAATGATTGGCGGAAATAACCCTCCTGATTCAGCTATTGAAAGTGCAAAGTTGTTGCTTAAGAAAAATTAACTACTTTTGCCCTTAAATTAGATTAAGTACTAATAAACAAAAATGAGTTTTAACCTTTTAGAGGGGAAAAAAGGGATTATACTGGGCGCATTAAATGAATCATCTCTTGCCTGGCACGTAGCAGAAAAAGTTGCAAATGAAGGTGGAAAGTTTGTTTTAAGCAACAGCCCTCTTGCTATCAGATTCGGGAATCTGAAACAACTTGCTGAAAAACTGAATGCCCCCGTTATACCTGCAGATGTGACCCTTTTGGAAGACCTTGAAAATCTGGTCGAAGAAGCAATGAGATATGCAGGGGGAAAACTTGATTTTGTGCTTCATTCAGTAGGGATGTCGAGAAATGTGGTCAAAAAGAGACCTTATGTCGATCTGGATTACCAGGATTTTCTTGAAACGATTGATATTTCAGCACTTTCGCTGCATAAGCTGATGCAGGTGTTGTACAAACAGGATGCGCTGAATGAATATGCTTCTGTGGTTACATTGAGCTATATCGGAGCACAACGTGTCTTCACCACTTACAGCGATATGTCGCAGGCCAAAGCCATGCTCGAATCCATTGTCAGAAGTTTCGGCTACCATTACGGAATAGCCAAAAAGGTCAGAATAAATGCCGTATCACAGTCACCTACAAAAACTACTGCGGGAAAAGGGATAAAGGGCTTTGATTCCTTTTATCATTTTGCCGATAAGATGTCACCCCTTGGAAATGCAAGTCCTGAAGATTGTGCCAGATATATTGTAACTTTATTTTCCGATTATACCAAAATGGTTACTATGCAAACACTCTTTCATGACGGAGGTTTCAGTATGACCGGAATCAGCAATGAAGTGTTGCAGCACTATAAGCCGGATTACAGTTCAAGTGAGGAATGACGATTATTTAGCCTTTTCTGTTAAATCAGCAATTGATTTCAGTTTGACATCAAGCTCATCTTTCCCTTCTTCGTGGTAAACAATAAATGTTTCATTTTCAATAAGTTCTGGCTTCAGCAGTTCCTCAGCTATTTTATCTTCCAGGTATTTTTGGATAGCCCTGTTGAGGGGACGTGCACCAAATTTCGGGTCGTATCCTTTTTCCACCAGAAAATTAATGGCTGATTCCTCAATTTCGAGGTTATAGCCTACTTCTTTAATTCTCTTTTTTAGCTCTGCCAAAGGATTATTGATGATTTGCTTGATATTTTCTTTTGTCAGCGAGTTGAAAATGATAATTTCATCAATTCTGTTCAGAAATTCAGGCGTGAAATAACGCTTTAACTCTTTCTCAATCAGGCTCTTGGCTTGTTCGTCAGGGTTTTCGGTGACTGCAAAACCTACTCCCGTACCGAATTCCTTAACAGCCCTTGTCCCTAAATTGGAGGTGATGATAATGATGGTGTTACGGAAATCTATTTTTCTGCCCAGACTGTCGTAAATGAATCCTTCATCGAGTATCTGCAGGAGGATGTTGTTGACATCAGGGTGTGCTTTTTCAATTTCATCAAAAAGAACTACTGAATAAGGTTTACGTCTGACTTTTTCGGTCAGCTGGCCGCCTTCTTCATATCCAACGTAGCCCGGAGGAGAGCCTACCAGACGGCTGACATTAAATTTTTCCATGTATTCGCTCATATCAATCCTGATTAGCGAATCATCGGAATCAAAAAGGTAACGGGCAAGTACTTTTCCAAGTTCTGTTTTCCCAACTCCTGTCGGTCCGAGGAAGATAAAGGAGCCGATAGGACGGTTGGGATTTTTCAGTCCGGAACGTGTACGCTGTATGGCTTTGGTCAGCTTCTGAATAGCTTCATCCTGACCGATTATTTTTTCCTTAAGTTCGTTTGCCATGTTAAGAAGACGGATACCTTCGTTTCGCTGAATTCGTTTGACCGGAATGCCTGTCATCATGGCAACCACTTCACTGACATGCTCTTCTGTTACGGTATAGCGGTGTTTTTTGCTTTCTTCTTCCCACTTATTTTTCTGAATTTCAAGCAATCCGATCAGTTTCTTTTCCTGATCACGATAATAGGCAGCCTCTTCAAATTTTTGACTTTTTACGGCAATATTTTTAGCCTGTTTGGCTTTTTCAATTTGCTCCTCAAGGTCGAGAATATCGGCTGGCACATGAATGTTGGTAATATGAACCCTTGCTCCTGACTCATCCATAAGGTCGATGGCTTTATCGGGGAGATGGCGGTCGTTTATATAGCGATGGCTGAGATTTACACAGGCTTTGACAGCTTCGGGCGTGTAAAACACATTGTGATGATCTTCATAGCGGTCTTTTATATTCTGGAGGATATTCAGGGTTTCTTCCGGTGTGGGTGGATTCACCATGACGATCTGAAACCTTCGTTCCAAAGCACCGTCTTTTTCAATATGTTGACGGTATTCATCCAGTGTAGTGGCACCAATGCATTGCAGTTCTCCACGTGCCAATGCCGGTTTAAACATATTGGAAGCATCCAGAGAACCGGATGCTCCGCCTGCTCCTATGATGGTATGCAACTCATCTATGAAAATGATGACGTCATTGTTGTTCTCAAGTTCATTTAGAACGGCTTTCATTCTTTCCTCGAATTGTCCGCGGTATTTTGTACCGGCTACCAGAGCAGCCAGGTCGAGGGCAACAATTCTTTTATTGAATAAAACCCTTGAAACTTTTTTCTGAACAATACGTAAGGCAAGGCCTTCAACAATGGCCGATTTCCCAACGCCCGGTTCTCCGATTAACACCGGATTATTCTTTTTTCTTCGGCTCAGAATCTGAGATACACGCTCTATTTCGGTTTCTCTTCCTACGATGGGATCTAACTTGCCATCTTCTGCCAGTTTTGTCAAATCTCTTCCAAAATTATCCAGAACCGGAGTTTTTGAACGTGTTCCTCCCGGGTTTTTTGACTTTTCCGGATCGCTTTTCTTCTTTCTTTCAGGTTCAAATTCATCATCTTCTTCAGGATCGAAAGGTGAATCAGCCTGACTGTAAAATTCTGATTTAATTTCATCCAGTACCACATCATAGGTCAGGGAAAACTTTCTCATTACCTGCGAAGCAACATTGTCTTCATCTTTTAAAATGGAAAGCAGAAGATGCTCTGTATCAATGATATCACTACGCAGTGAGCGTGCTTCAGCGTAGGTAAGTTTTAAAATATTTTCAGTCTGCCGCGTCAAAGGCAGATTGGCATTCGGATCGAATTTGGGTGTTTTATCAACACGGATAATGTCTTCAATTGTTTTTCTGACTTTTGAAGGGTCAACATTCAGATTATTAAAAACGGTAATGGCTTTTCCGATACCTTCCCGGATAATACCGAGGAGGAGATGTTCGGGGCCGATAGAACTATGTCCTAAGCGCAGGGCTTCTTCTCTGCTGTATTGAATTACATCTTGTACTCGCTGTGAAAAACGGGCATTCATGAAAAATTATTTTATTGAGTTCGATAGTCAAACATTAAGCCAAGCAATTTGTTTCCTGTTAACTACTGCAAAAATACACAATCAGGCAGCAATGTTGCAAAATTTTTTAACAACTAAACAATTGAGATGTCAGAATGTTCAGAAGTTAAAGAAAAAACAAGACTTTAGAGTTTAAAATTTTATTAACCTAAATATCTGATTGTCAATAGAATTCCCTGAAATCTTCACGAAATAACATCCTGATGTTAGTGTATTGACAGGCAAACTAATCCTGAAATCTCCTTCAATGCAGGTCGTTAAAGAATACTGAACTCTTCCATTAATATCATATACTGTACATGAAATATTGTCAGGACTCGAAGAGTTACCTTCGATAATAGCCATATCAGAGGTGGGATTAGGATAAATATGTATGAAGTTGTTTGCCGGGCAATAAGGAAGGCTGTGTGTTACAGTATCAGAGTAGTATCCTGCAATGTCAAATTTGGTTCTCGGAAGCATTTTCCAGTTGCCGAAACTATAATACAAAAGCCCTTTCAGGTAATCAAGTTTTTGACCTAATGTCAGAGAATCAGTATTGAAATTTGATTCAATGAAGGATGAAAGGTCATCGACTCTGAGTCCTGTTGTTGAATTGGAATCATTAGAAAATGACCATTCACCAAAGTTTCCACCTGGGGCATCGGGATTTAAACTGACGACATACACATTATCAAACTGTAAAAGCATACATTCATAAGGCTCTCCGTATTTTGGATTTTTCAGGGCTACGCTGTCAGGATAAAGCAGCTTTACTGGTGAGGGAAGTGGATTGTTCCTCGAAATCAATTCAAAGTTATTATTCCCGCAATTAGTCAGGTAGGTTATATTAAAATCTTCAATCACCTTGCAGTTTTTGATAACAATGGAATCTCCCTGTTTTAGATCGGCTAATCCGTCTCCGGCTGAGGCTTTAATAAAAATTGCCGAATATGGTTTTGTCCCATCCTGAATGGCGATAAATGGAAAATGCTGCAAGGTGGCTGTAACCACACCGCCAATAGTGCAATTGGTAATAGTATCTCCGTTAAAGACTGAGCTGCCACTTAAGAGCGGTGTTTCCTGAATGTCTGAGATGGATTTAATGCCATTGTCAAGAACACGGTAAACCGATCCGGTGGCAAGTGTGTCAGGTGAATTGGTTATCAACCCATTGTTGTCGATGGCTCTGATCCAGTAATTTACATATTCACCATTTGGAGCCGGTGGAATAATTCCTTCAAAAAAATCGGTGGCTCCATCTTTTGTCATATTGACAGATGTAAAGTTTTTGTTACCAAATCCGACAGAGTAGTAGAGCTTGGCTGATTGAATAAACCCATCATTATCTTTGATTCTTGCCCTGATTTTTACACTCTGAGCGGATGTAGGCACAGCAGGATATTTGTTTTTCGTATCAATGAAAGGAGCTGCGGCTGCAACCTTTATATCAGTAGGCAGGCAGGGTGAAATCATGTAAACATTGCCAAGCGAAGAAGAACTTTGTACAATGATCCCCCTGATGTAGCTCAGCTGGGTGCCGATGGTAGGTGGTGTAAACACGTAGTTTTTTACCCATGCAGCATCTTCTTTGTGATCGTTGCGGAAATAACCTGAATTATCCCTTATCTGAATCTTGTTACCTGCCGAATCCTGGACCGACCAGTAATAGCGGCTTCCCGAAGCAGAAACGTCAACAACGGTAACATTGTTGAATTGTACGAAGTAGCCTTCGTATTGTTCTCCTGTCCTTCTCATGATCAGCTGGCCGCCTGAGCCATCATTTTTCATAAAATTGTCAATGGTCAGTTCAATGGGTTTTACCACCAGCGAAGTATCTATACTTGAAGGAATATCAATAATTTCACTTTCAATAGGTATCAGGTTAAGCTGTGTATTTTCGGTATAGTCTGCCAGAATACCGGTACATTTGACACGGTATCCGGGTAAAAAATTCTCATAAAATTTAACCTCATTATTCAATTGTCCGAGATTTCCGGAATAACCCGTCATAGCAGGTTCAATAAAGACATTCATGGCCCCGAAAGGTTTGAAGATGGTATCCTGAAGCCAGGTTGCCTTACGGTTGGTGCTTTGTCCGTAATAAATGGGGTTGAAGGTAACAATCCCTTCGATGGTAACAGTGTCTCCGTATTTAAAATGAACCGGATCTGTTTTCCCTGAATTTAAGGTAATTGTATCTACATATTGGATACTATCCATCGGGATGACAGTCCCGTGTGTCTGTGCCAGGACAGAAAAAGATGAAATGACTGAAATAAAGACAAATACTAATTTTTTCATAACGACTTCCTTTTATTTGACTATTGTAAATGTTCCTTTTTTTATTTCACCGGAAAGCAGGTCTTTGACAATGACAAAATAAATACCTTGTGTAACCAGTTGCCCGTTTTCCGACAGCAGGTCCCATGCATGTTCCCCTCCTGAAAAAACTCTTTTCTTGCTGCCTGAAAAGTTGTTAAACCATTGAATATCTTCTCCCTGATAGGTTTCAGCATCGTGTTGGAGCGTTCTGATCAATTCACCTGAAACAGTACATATTAATATTTCGCATTTTTCAGGCAGGTTGTAAAAAATGATTTTTCGTGTACGGCTTGTAACTCCATCCCATGCGGCATTGCTGTAATAGGGATTAGGATAAATGCCGATACCGGTATTATTGTCATTTTCAGCTGGCGTACCCGGAAAAACACTGACTGCATTTTCAGTTTTTGACGACTCAAGGGAAGCCAGTCCGAGTGCAGGATCTCCTTTATCAAAGGCAGTGAGGATGAATAAGTATTGCCAGCCATTTAGCAATCCGTCAATGGAGTAATGGAAATAATAACTGACCGTATCATCTTCAAATGTTATCGGATTTTTCAGACGAATTTCTTCAAATCCATTGTTGAATCCGTTATTGTTCCCTGCTGAATCCCATTGAGCAATGAGTTTGGCTTCCTGAACCATTTTCAGGTTGAAATCACTGCCCAAAACAGTACGATATAATCTGAAACCTTCAAAATCATGTTTTTTAGTGATGGGGTCAATGGATTCAATGGCGCTTTTATCCCAGTAAATATCAACTTTATTGTTTGAGGAAATGATTTTCATCACAGGGGTGTGGGGTGGTTCCGGTAAAATATAGCGGTCGATCTGCTGATTATTGTTCAGGTCTTCATCTTTGTCAAGCATACCGTTTTCATTCAGGTCTTCGCCAGTAAAAGTTCTTTTTGCCCAGTTAAGATGTTGGTAAAGTTCCTGTCGTGAGGCTTCATTATCAGTTTTATACACCAGTTGCCTGGCAGCTACAAGGGCAAAAACGACTATAAATGTTTCTCCCGGTTTAATTTCAGGAACAGGGCCTGCCGAGAGTAGCTGGGTTTTGTTGCCGGGAAGCTGAAGTGCAGGATCAGGAAATACAAGGCCTTTGCTCAGTTTTTCATAACGCTGAACATCATCTGCAGGTGCGCCATATTTGCCACCACTGAAAGTACGGAAATCCCAGAAATTGGCATTTACATTTATTTTTATTCCTGAATCCTTTTCAAGTTTCAGGTTTTTCGGGTGAAGATATAAACCTCTCCAGAGGATGCCCAGAAACTGTGAGGCTCCGTAAGATTGTGTGAAATCAATATCATCTCCGTTAACCTGAAATGCATATAAAGCATTGAAGGAATCAATGTAGCCACCACCTCCTTTGTTGTAAAAAGCGGTGCCGGCATCCTGAGTTACGTTGACATTCCTGACTACCAGATCTGTCCAAAAACCGCAGTAAACAGAATCCCACTTTTCAGAAGAATAGTTGGTGATTTTATATTCAAAAATAGCAAAGAAGTCGGTAAATGAATAATTCCATGCCATGCACCTGACATCGGCAACTGCTTTCAGGGGATATAAATGATCCTGAATTTTGATACTTGTACCCGGAACGATGGTATTTGAGTCAGTCATGGAAAAATGGTATTCCTGATGAGCAACTGCCGATGATGAATAATAATTGCTTGAAGGAAGACGGGATTTTTCAGTGATGTCTGAAAGTGCCGTAAATTCAAATCCTGAACCGCCTGCAAAATAACCGGCCGGAGCATCGAGTGTAACGGTAGATACACGTTTCTGTCCGTTTACAACAGCCCCAAGCCAAAGTCCGCCTTCAAACAAATGCTCTATA from Sphingobacteriales bacterium carries:
- the recN gene encoding DNA repair protein RecN, producing MLLRLVIKNYALINELDIEFDEGFNVITGETGTGKSILLGALGLILGNRVDYSILFKRDQKCIIEGTFRLTSENKQFFDRNDIDFENETIIRREISPTGKSRAFINDTPVNLDILQEFAESQIDIHTQHQTLQINNPLFQLAVLDSVAGNIELRKHYTGLFNQYKSKQKDLERLRAEEIQASKEYDYLIYQLNEIKALKPDPENDLLLQEELNMLENADKIRNNIAFCLNKIEDSELGIMAGILEVRKNLSEISVFNTSFESLLKRLESNYLEMKDIHQELINLHQKTDSDPERLQLITQRIDSLNHLLNKHHLTDIIQLIGLEKELEEKVNGFESLAEKIERLSAEIKNIEKDLQSAALELSKSREKVIPALKEKLLDLLGKVGMQKASINISLQRKEIADFNESGPDQIQLLFSSNPGVPMQLISKAASGGELSRIMLCIKSIMAGSSLLSTLIFDEIDQGVSGETAFQVAGLIKEIAKKRQVICITHLPQIASAGQKHFLVEKNQESKFTLTTVKLLDYQGRVNEIAKMIGGNNPPDSAIESAKLLLKKN
- a CDS encoding ATP-dependent Clp protease ATP-binding subunit, which encodes MNARFSQRVQDVIQYSREEALRLGHSSIGPEHLLLGIIREGIGKAITVFNNLNVDPSKVRKTIEDIIRVDKTPKFDPNANLPLTRQTENILKLTYAEARSLRSDIIDTEHLLLSILKDEDNVASQVMRKFSLTYDVVLDEIKSEFYSQADSPFDPEEDDEFEPERKKKSDPEKSKNPGGTRSKTPVLDNFGRDLTKLAEDGKLDPIVGRETEIERVSQILSRRKKNNPVLIGEPGVGKSAIVEGLALRIVQKKVSRVLFNKRIVALDLAALVAGTKYRGQFEERMKAVLNELENNNDVIIFIDELHTIIGAGGASGSLDASNMFKPALARGELQCIGATTLDEYRQHIEKDGALERRFQIVMVNPPTPEETLNILQNIKDRYEDHHNVFYTPEAVKACVNLSHRYINDRHLPDKAIDLMDESGARVHITNIHVPADILDLEEQIEKAKQAKNIAVKSQKFEEAAYYRDQEKKLIGLLEIQKNKWEEESKKHRYTVTEEHVSEVVAMMTGIPVKRIQRNEGIRLLNMANELKEKIIGQDEAIQKLTKAIQRTRSGLKNPNRPIGSFIFLGPTGVGKTELGKVLARYLFDSDDSLIRIDMSEYMEKFNVSRLVGSPPGYVGYEEGGQLTEKVRRKPYSVVLFDEIEKAHPDVNNILLQILDEGFIYDSLGRKIDFRNTIIIITSNLGTRAVKEFGTGVGFAVTENPDEQAKSLIEKELKRYFTPEFLNRIDEIIIFNSLTKENIKQIINNPLAELKKRIKEVGYNLEIEESAINFLVEKGYDPKFGARPLNRAIQKYLEDKIAEELLKPELIENETFIVYHEEGKDELDVKLKSIADLTEKAK
- a CDS encoding T9SS type A sorting domain-containing protein → MKKLVFVFISVISSFSVLAQTHGTVIPMDSIQYVDTITLNSGKTDPVHFKYGDTVTIEGIVTFNPIYYGQSTNRKATWLQDTIFKPFGAMNVFIEPAMTGYSGNLGQLNNEVKFYENFLPGYRVKCTGILADYTENTQLNLIPIESEIIDIPSSIDTSLVVKPIELTIDNFMKNDGSGGQLIMRRTGEQYEGYFVQFNNVTVVDVSASGSRYYWSVQDSAGNKIQIRDNSGYFRNDHKEDAAWVKNYVFTPPTIGTQLSYIRGIIVQSSSSLGNVYMISPCLPTDIKVAAAAPFIDTKNKYPAVPTSAQSVKIRARIKDNDGFIQSAKLYYSVGFGNKNFTSVNMTKDGATDFFEGIIPPAPNGEYVNYWIRAIDNNGLITNSPDTLATGSVYRVLDNGIKSISDIQETPLLSGSSVFNGDTITNCTIGGVVTATLQHFPFIAIQDGTKPYSAIFIKASAGDGLADLKQGDSIVIKNCKVIEDFNITYLTNCGNNNFELISRNNPLPSPVKLLYPDSVALKNPKYGEPYECMLLQFDNVYVVSLNPDAPGGNFGEWSFSNDSNSTTGLRVDDLSSFIESNFNTDSLTLGQKLDYLKGLLYYSFGNWKMLPRTKFDIAGYYSDTVTHSLPYCPANNFIHIYPNPTSDMAIIEGNSSSPDNISCTVYDINGRVQYSLTTCIEGDFRISLPVNTLTSGCYFVKISGNSIDNQIFRLIKF
- a CDS encoding SDR family oxidoreductase, whose amino-acid sequence is MSFNLLEGKKGIILGALNESSLAWHVAEKVANEGGKFVLSNSPLAIRFGNLKQLAEKLNAPVIPADVTLLEDLENLVEEAMRYAGGKLDFVLHSVGMSRNVVKKRPYVDLDYQDFLETIDISALSLHKLMQVLYKQDALNEYASVVTLSYIGAQRVFTTYSDMSQAKAMLESIVRSFGYHYGIAKKVRINAVSQSPTKTTAGKGIKGFDSFYHFADKMSPLGNASPEDCARYIVTLFSDYTKMVTMQTLFHDGGFSMTGISNEVLQHYKPDYSSSEE
- a CDS encoding DUF4835 family protein gives rise to the protein MNLRITGCVLLLFAVIIQANAQELNANVTVVSSQIQSTDKHIFDNMREGINEFLRNTTWTTYKFQPVEKIECNFYITIDEVLGVDKFKGKLQIQSVRPIYNSSYNSPLINIQDQDFTFEYIEFQKIEFLEGSFSSNLASVLAYYVYIILGLDFDSYSRYGGNDYFKKAQQIVNSAQGKAYSGWEAFTTKKSNRYWLVNQLLDNTYSPIRDAYYDYHRLGLDKMTTEPEAARNKIFECLDKLKKIHREEPNSFVLQIFLQTKRDEIINIFSEATQTEKENLITLMKEIDAAKASDYSEKLK